Proteins found in one Bicyclus anynana chromosome 24, ilBicAnyn1.1, whole genome shotgun sequence genomic segment:
- the LOC112050290 gene encoding translocator protein: protein MANWAVIGSVILPNTGGWLNGLYFAGQVRKDNEKSWYDDLKKPSWTPPKWVFGPAWTVLYSGMGYASYLVYEECGGFTEEAILPLSLYGGQLLLNWAWTPIFFGLKDFKLAFIEIAVLSGAAVATTASFMQVNKTAGSLLLPYLAWLAYASSLSFYIWKNNPKIEDKKQ, encoded by the exons ATGGCAAACTGGGCAGTTATCGGTTCAGTAATCCTGCCCAACACCGGAGGCTGGCTCAACGGCCTGTACTTCGCTGGGCAGGTCCGGAAAGACAATGAGAAGTCCTGGTATGATGACCTGAAGAAACCCTCCTGGACGCCCCCCAAGTGGGTGTTCGGCCCCGCCTGGACAGTTCTGTACAGTGGGATGGGTTACGCATCGTATTTGGTGTATGAGGaatgcggtggatttactg AGGAAGCAATCCTGCCTCTTTCTCTATACGGTGGTCAGCTCCTCCTCAACTGGGCGTGGACTCCCATCTTCTTTGGCCTCAAGGATTTCAAGTTG GCTTTCATAGAAATCGCAGTGCTGAGTGGTGCGGCGGTAGCAACCACCGCCAGTTTCATGCAGGTCAATAAAACGGCTGGATCACTGTTGCTGCCATACCTCGCTTGGCTGGCATACGCTAGCTCACTGTCCTTCTACATATGGAAGAACAACCCCAAGATTGAAGACAAGAAGCAATAG